One Pyxicephalus adspersus chromosome 3, UCB_Pads_2.0, whole genome shotgun sequence genomic window carries:
- the LRAT gene encoding lecithin retinol acyltransferase, with protein sequence MKNSLADWLIFFLDKISVVASFKLFSMSDESERENHYQDNSFFKRGDLLEVPRTLFVHFGIYLGNNKVAHLMPDILPALTDDKLLTDKVVTNKRLILGVLAKVASIRVDTVQDFAYGGTIIVNHMDSSFKTKPLCNEEVAQRAEKLVGATPYSLLWDNCEHFVTYCRYGFPVSFQTDKFCETVKRIIRDQRSVFLSAALGLVLILCLGMEPSTTLPSLFITFALWMAS encoded by the exons ATGAAGAATTCCCTGGCAGATTGGTTGATCTTTTTCCTGGATAAGATATCAGTGGTTGCCAGCTTCAAACTCTTTAGTATGTCAGATGAAAGTGAGAGGGAGAACCATTACCAGGACAATTCATTTTTTAAGCGGGGAGATTTGTTAGAAGTTCCCAGGACTCTGTTTGTTCACTTTGGGATTTATTTAGGGAATAACAAGGTTGCCCATTTAATGCCAGATATCCTCCCTGCCCTGACAGATGACAAACTTCTCACCGACAAAGTGGTGACCAACAAAAGGCTGATCCTGGGTGTGCTGGCTAAGGTGGCCAGCATCAGGGTGGACACTGTGCAGGACTTCGCTTATGGTGGAACGATAATAGTTAATCACATGGACAGCAGCTTCAAGACAAAACCCCTCTGCAATGAGGAAGTGGCCCAAAGGGCTGAAAAACTGGTGGGGGCCACACCGTACAGCCTACTATGGGATAACTGTGAACACTTTGTCACTTATTGCAGATATGGTTTCCCTGTCAGCTTTCAGACCGATAAG ttttgtgaaACTGTCAAGAGGATTATCAGAGACCAAAGAAGTGTGTTTCTTTCCGCTGCCCTAGGCCTTGTGCTAATACTTTGCCTGGGAATGGAGCCTTCCACCACCCTCCCTAGTCTTTTCATCACATTCGCTCTGTGGATGGCAagttaa